A stretch of DNA from Nitrospira sp.:
AACATGGCCGTGTCGTTGTAGGCGTCTCCTGCCGCCATCACGTGAAAATTCAAATTTTTCAGCGCGGCGACGGCGTGTTTCTTCTGGTTGGGCTGGCGGAGTTTGTAGCTGACAATGCGGCCGTTCGGGCCAATCTCCAGTTGATTGCAGAATATCGTGGGAAAGCCCAGTTGCCGCATCAACGGGAGGGCAAATTCATAGAATGTGTCGGACAGGATGATGACTTGAGCCCGTTCACGCAGCCAGGCGATGAAATCGGCGGCCCCTTCCATCGGACCCATGGCGTCGATCACGGACTGAATATCGGCAAGGGTGAATCCGTGCTGATCCAGAATGTTCAACCGGCGCGTCATCAATGCATCATAGTCCGGCATTTCGCGTGTGGTGATCTTGAGTTCCTCGATGCCGGTCTTGATGGCAAAGTTGACCCAGATTTCCGGAACGAGCACGCCCTCAAGGTCCAGACACACAATGACGGGATTCTGCATTCCCCCTCCTCCCAAAAATTAAGATGTTGAGTGTTTCAAGCGGTCACGAGCGATTCCATGAGCATGCGTCACGCATTCCGGCGTGCTCTCGCTATGTGGCACTGTTGCGTCGGGCGCTTTCTTGACTGAGGTAGCGTCCAATCTTCTCGATGGCCTTCTCGAACAATTCTGTGCCGGCCCATCGGCTCTCCTGCTCGGCTTGATGACGCTTCGCCCAATCGACGGCGAGGGGAAGCGGGATCAATCGCGGGGCCGTTCCGGTAAGCTCCGCCCAGAGCAGGCTCAACGTGGTGCTGATGCGCACGGCGACGGGAACCGGTCTGATCGACCGGCTGGTCATATCCTGACAGTCGTTCGACGGTGACGTCACCGCCAGTTCGCGGCAGGCTGCCGGGCGATCTTCATAAATGCTGCAGACTTCATTATCGAGAAAGGGGCATGGCATACGCAGGGCATAGTAGGCCCGATTCACCGGCTCAATCTTATCGTCGCTCAGCGGGTCAGACGATTCCGCCAGGGCAGAGAGCTGGTTCAGCACCCCGGCTCGTGCCAACTGCTGCTGGGCGAGATCGAGTTTGGCGAGGAGACGGTTTCGTTCCGCTTGTTCCAGACGCTCCATACTCTGTGCGAGGGCGAAGGCTTCAGGCGCCGAGATGGGAACCAACATGCGGCAACAGGCCGCGCAGCCCTTGTGGCAGGAGATCGTGTGGCCGGTTTGTCGAACTTGCGTGTGTTCCAGTGCCTGTACTTCCTCGCCGAGACTCCGCATGAGGGGGAGAATTGCGGTGATTGGCACGAAGCTTGTCGGGACCCCCACGGCGGTAGACACATCCCCACTGGGCGTGCGCAGGGAAATTTCGAAATGTTCAACCAGAGATGGATTGCTCACGGGCGTGGTGTCCGAATATCGTTCTGAAGCCAATGCAGAGCCAGGCTCATGAATATTCCGCTGGCGCGTATCATAGTGAACCCTCGAATCGAGGGTCAACCTGGCGTTGAATGAACCGGACTTGCTCCCCCTTGACCGTTGGGGCTACTCTGTCGTCAATGCGTGTCTCCGGGCATATCATCGGGTTGTTGAAGGAGTATATGGCGGACCTGGTCGAACAGGCCCGACAAGACGCCTTTGCTCAGGAGGCCTTCGGCTTTGCCGCGCCACCCTACCAACCCGACCATGCCATTGCCGATTTGCTGGCGATTTTGGATGACCGCATCGAGTCGGAGGGTGTCCAGGTCGGGCTGCCGTTGGAATTTTTGCATGAGATGTGGCGTCGTTGTAATGAGGCCCGCAGTCAGGTGATGGATCAGGTGTGGCTGGAAACAAATCTCGGGCCGCCAGGCTCGTCCAAATCCAGGGTCCGAGAGCTGACCTATGCGGCGCTCATTGCGTATTTGGAAGACGAATCAAACGAGAGCTGACCGGCGCTCACCACTTTCCGGCTATCCAATAGACGAGAATTCCGACGGCCTCGTCAATGGCCTGGGTCGTCATGAGCATGGCGTTGACGGTGGGAATGAAATCGTAGACCGTCGCCTGTGACCAGGCGTCTTGGGGGCGGTGGGTGGATTCGTAGCCACAGGGGACGGCCGTTATGGCAAAGCCTTGTTTTTCGAATAGGCCTGCGGCGCGAGGCATGTGATAGGCGTCGGTGACCAGCAGAATACGCGAGGGGCCCAGTAGGTCTTTGGTGTAGCGCGCATTTTCGTACGTCGTTCGCGATTGCTCTTCGAGCAGGATGACCGATTCGGAGACACCGAGGCGCAAGGCCCATCGTTTCATTGCGTGAGAGACGGGAGGGCCGGTTCGATAGACGGTGGCATCACCTCCCGTGAGGAGTAGTTTCGGAGCCAGGCCCTGACGCCACAATTCGGCCCCGCAAGCGGTCCGTTGGCGTGATGAATCAGAGGCTTCGTCGGACGGCCGCAGTGACCCTTTCTGATGAACGCTGCCAGCCAGGACGACGATCGCGTCAAATGTCGATCCGGATGCCGGTACAAATGGGGGGAACCAGGTCTCAAGCGCCCCGATGTAGGTCGTGGCGAGGATAGGGGTTGAGGTGAGGAACACAATGAGGAGGGTGCAGAACGCCCAGCGCCTCACCCAGGTTGTCCGCCGAGGGGTGACAGGTAGACAGGCCCAGAGTAGGGTGAAGAGTCCGCTTCCGGCCATCCAGGTGGTGGGATAGAGGAAATATTTCGATGCTTTATAGACGCCGTACCAGAGGGGCGTGAGATCCATGACAACTCCCGGTTGACTGACCGACAGAGGGTCAGCATACACGGAGGTGAAGAAGACACCAAGCGATCAGGAGGAATTGATGGCCGAGGGATCACAGTATTGGTTGATGAAGTCGGAGCCTGACGTGTTTTCGATCGACGATCTCGCCCGGTCGCCTAACCGTACAACCTCGTGGGATGGGGTGCGGAACTACCAAGCGCGTAATTTTATGCGGGTGATGAAGGTGGGAGACCAGGTGCTGTTTTATCATAGCAATGCCAACCCTCCTTCCGTAGCCGGGATTGCCGAAGTGGTCAAGACCGCTTATCCAGATCCGACCCAGTTCGATCCCCAGGATGCGCACTATGATCCAGCCAGCAAGCCGGAACAGCCGCGCTGGGACCTGGTGGATGTCCGGTTTGTGCGCAAGTTTGCGGTGCCGCTGTCGCTGGATCTGCTGAGAGCTCAGCCGGGCCTCAAGAAGATGGAGTTGCTGAGGAAAGGCTCACGATTGTCGGTTCAACCGGTACGGGGGACCGAGTGGATCCAGGTGCTTCGCCTGGGACGTGGTCGTAACGAGGGGTAGATCGGTCTGGTGACGGTCTTCACAGGAGCGCAGGGCAGAGGTGCTTATGGGCAGATCCTAGCTACGGGCTTTTCCGTCGTCCAGGTAGCGGTGTTGCCAATCCAGCCAGGCATGTCCGAGCTCATGGGCAAGAATGTAGCGCCGGCGCGTCACGGGAAGCCGCTTGCGGATGTAGATGACCTTGGCTTCGTTATCCCAGATTCCGTCCGCGTTCGCATCCTGCCGGTCCATCTCGGAGTCAGTCACCTGACGGATCATGATGTGATAGCCGAACGGAAGGACGACTTTATTTGGTATTCGCACCGTATTCCTCGCTGTCTTCCTAGTCGACGCTGCGCGCCCCGCTGCTGTCCCGAATAGCCTAACATATTTCCCTTTTCTGCTTCCTCGCTAAAAAATCGTTCAATACCATAGGCTTACATCTTTATTTCCCGAAGTGGCCTAGCAGGGCCTCTTCGAGTGAAGGAACCGCAGGAGAGCAGCAATGGTCGGCTAATTGATTTCAATTGAACGGTCGGATGGTGTATCATCCGGCCATGGTCGACAAACTGCTCGCACAAGAATTGGCCACTCCCTATCCCGCGGTGGTGCGCATCGTCGGGGTAAAGATTCGTGACCGGGGAGAGGTGAAGAAGTTTGACGCTGGTGAAGCAGCGCTGGCGTTCGGGGACCGCGTATTGGTCGACGCCGCCGGTGAATTGACCTATGGAGTCGTGTACGGGCCCGCTCAGGCGACGCCGTTCATCCCGCCCATGCGTGTGATGCAACCGATTGTCAGGAAAGCCACTCCGGAAGATGCGGTGACGATCGACCGATATGAGCGACTGGCATCCGAAGGCATGAGGGCGTGCCGGGAGCAGGCGGCAGCCCTTGGGCTGAAGATGAAATTGGTCGAGGTCTTCTGTTCCTTCCATCGCCGGCAGATGACGTTTGTCTATACTGCCGATGATCGCATCGATTTTCGCGAACTGGTTCGTCTGCTCGCCCGTCGCTTCGGGGGACGGATTGAAATGCGTCAAGTGGGCGTCCGTGACGAAGCGAGTCGATTAGGCGGGATTGATACCTGTGGGTTGGTCCTCTGCTGTGCGGCATTTCTGACAGAAGTGAAGCCGGTGACGGTGAAACAGGCCAGAATCTTGGGACTCCCAGTCGATGATCCCAAATTGTTGGGCGTCTGTGGTCGTCTTAAATGTTGCTTGTTGTTTGAGGCCATGGACAATCAGCCGCTGTCTGCCTCGTCAAAGGCCTCTACCCTGATTACTCCTTCGCGGTCTCGTCTGGCTTCCTCATAAGCCATCTGTTCTCTCGATTCCCCGACAATGGCCTTGCAGTCAAGGCGCCCTTCCCTACTGGCTCAGCGGCGGGCCCCCTCGTGCTTTTTCCTCGAAAGAGTATAATGACCGTGAGGTGTCGAATGCCTCAGGTACTGGTGCTCGGGGCGGGGAAGATCGGCTCGTTGGTGGCGGCGCTGCTGGCGGCGAAGGGGCAGTATCAGGTTCACCTGGCCGATCTCACCCTTGACGCGCCCAAACGACTGATCGATGAGTTGGCGCTGTCCACGGTGACGCCGTGCGCCTTGGACGTGCGCCGCCCAGATGTGCTCGAAGACTATGTCACCTCCCATCAGTTTGATGCCGTCCTTTCCGGGCTTCCCTATTTTCACAATCCAGCCGTCGCTGAACTCGCCAGGGCTCATCACCTGCATTATTTTGACCTGACTGAAGACGTGGCTGTGACTGCGCGGGTGAAGACCATCAGCGAAGGGGCTGACCGGGCCTTCATTCCGCAATGCGGGTTGGCCCCCGGGTTTATCAGTATCGTGACCAACGATCTGATCGGCCGCTTTGATTCCATCGACCATGTGAAGATGCGGGTCGGCGCGCTGCCGGTTCACCCGAGCAACGCGTTGAAATACTCCCTGACCTGGTCCACCGATGGGCTGCTGAATGAATACGGAAATGCCTGTGTCGGTATCGAAGGCGGGCAGGACGTCCGCCTGCAACCTCTGGAAGGCTACGAGACGATTGAGTTGGATGGCCTCTTGTACGAGGCGTTCAACACGTCCGGCGGGTTGGGGACATTGGCGGATACCTATCGGGGGCGGGTCCGGACCATGAACTACAAGACGCTGCGCTACCCCGGCCACTGCGAAAAAATTCAATTCCTCATGAACGATCTGAAATTGAATGAAGATCGGGACACGCTCAAACGCATCCTGCAACGAGCCATCCCTCAGACCCATCAGGATGTCGTCTTGATGTATGCCTCTGTAACCGGGACGAGGCAGGGCGAATTGTTTGAGGAAACCTACGTCAAAAAGATCTATCCGAGGGTCATCTTGGGACGGCTGTGGTCCGCCATTCAAGTGACCACGGCTTCGTCGTTGTGCTGCGTGGTTGATCTTGTCATGGCCAGACCTTCGGCCTATCGTGGCTTTGTGAGGCAGGAGGATTTCCTTCTGCAGGATGTGTTGGACAATCGTTTCGGAGACTGCTTTCGCACCTAGGGGACCATGACAACGGCGGAATTGTTCAGTGCACTGAGCTTGTCGCAGGAACAGCCGGGCGGCTGCCTCTCCTCCGCGGCCTGGTGCGGCACACCGGCAGCAGGAATCGTGGAGTCGCGAAATCCCTCGACTGGCGTGCTGTTGGGCCGTGTCTACGGTTGTTCCGACGCAGACTACGTCAGGCTCGTCGACGGTGTGTCTCAACGGCAGCGCTCGTGGCGGCAGGTGCCGGCTCCGAAACGAGGCGAGGTGATTCGTCTGATCGGGGAGGCGCTAAGGGAGCACAAAGACGCGCTGGGTACGCTTGTGTCATTGGAGGTGGGCAAGATCAAATCCGAGGGTGACGGTGAAGTCCAGGAAATGATCGACATGGCGGACTTTGCCGTCGGGCTCTCCCGCATGTTGTACGGGCAGACCATGCATTCGGAACGTCCCCGACACCGGATGTATGAGCAATGGCATCCATTGGGCGTGGTGGGGGTGATCACGGCGTTCAATTTCCCTGTCGCGGTCTGGGCCTGGAATGCCTTCATTGCCGCCGTCGCCGGCAACACCGTGTTGTGGAAGCCTTCGCCGAAGGCGCCGCTCTGTGCGCTGGCCGTCCAACATCTGTGCAATCGGGTGCTGGATGACGCGGGGTATCCCGGGCTGCTGGCGCTGCTCACGACGGATCGTGTCGACCTTGCCGATCGAATGGTTCGGGACGAGCGACTTCCCCTCATCTCCTTTACCGGATCAGTGCCGGTGGGGCGGCATGTGGCAGAGGTGGTCGGGTATCGCTTGGGCCGCAGCTTGTTGGAATTGAGCGGTAATAATGCGGTGATTGTGGATGAGACGGCTGATCTGGAACTGGCCGTCCGCGCGATTGTGTTCGGGGCAGTCGGTACAGCGGGACAGCGTTGCACCAGTATCAGGCGAGTGATCGTGCAGGAGTCTCAATATGAGAGGTTGGTCTCTCAACTTTGTGCCACCTATGCCCGGGTGACGATCGGTGATCCCCTGGACCCAGATGTCATGATGGGACCGCTGATCGATGCTCACGCGGTCGCGGGGTATCAAGCGGCGCTCGATGCGGTCATGAAGGCCGGCGGGGAGATTCTTTACGGCGGGCATGTGTTGCCACGCCCCGGATATTTTGTCGAGCCGACGATCGTGCGCGCCAAAAACGAGTGGGACATTGTTCAGCAAGAAACGTTTGCGCCGATTCTCTATGTGATGACCTATCGAACGTTGGAGGAAGCCATCCACATGCAGAATGCAGTGCCGCAGGGATTGTCGTCCGCCCTGTTTACCCAGCAGCTTCGCCATAGTGAGACCTTCTTGTCGGCGATGGGAAGTGACTGCGGCATTGCGAACATTAATATCGGCACCTCCGGAGCGGAAATCGGTGGGGCGTTCGGTGGGGAGAAGACCACTGGTGGGGGGCGTGAAGCGGGGTCTGATGCGTGGAAAGCCTACATGCGGCGCCAGACGACCACGATCAATTGGGGCACGGAATTGCCGTTGGCGCAGGGGATCAAGTTTGGGCGAGCGGAAGGGGGGCATGATGGGGCACGCCACTGAACTCGATGCGGTCCTGGCTCGAATGACGGCAGACTTTCTGGCACACAACGGCGCAGCAGAGCTGCTTCGCCGGGCGCTGGATGACATCGGAGTCGGGTTTGTGCCGGTCATGGATCATGTGACCATCAGAACAACAGATATTGATCGGCGCGCGGAAGAGTTTATCGGATTGGGGTATGGGTACGATGAAACCATTCGCTACGAAGATTGGTATGCCAAGGTCTACAGGAAGCCCGGATATCCGGCGCTCTTTGTCGATCAGGCCTATCCGGACGAGCGCGGGAGCACCAGTATTATTCCGCGGTGGGTCCAAAAATTCGGCGATCGAGTCTGGCATCATGTGGCGGTGCGGGTAGAGGACATCGAACAGGCCATTTGCCAGTTGAAAGCGCGGGGTGTCGTCTTTGCCGGGGAGATTGTCGGAGCGCGCGGCGGCCCACTGAGACAGATTTTTACGGCCCCGGAGATGGTCGACGGTCAACCCTTCTCAGTGCTGGAATTGGCTGAACGGCATCAGGGGTATCAAGGGTTCCTTCCTCCGCAAGCCGACAGTTTGATGCGGTCCACCGTACGCTGATCGGAAGACGCCGGCGATTCCTTCCCACCGACGCGCTACCTCGGGTGGTTCTGTTTCTACCTACCGAGTCTCGACCGAATCCATCAATATGCGTACAATGCAGCCGGTCATCGAACCGGGGCGATCGATTCGATTCGCTGCGAACTACAGAGGAGGTCCTCGATATGGTGCGATTTGCCGTGCTGCTTCGCGCAATCACGATACTGGTGGTGTTCAGTGCGTTCGGAACTCGTGATGGCCTCGTTGGGGCGTCACCCTCCGGGCATGCCCCTCACGGGACGGTGACAATTGATGGCGTGACGGTCCCCGATATTGGTCCGTTGCCTACCGTTGTTCCTGTACCGTCCTCCAATCTGAATTATGCCGCGAAGATCGAACTTGGAAAACAATTGTATTTCGATGGGCGACTTTCCAAGAATAACGCCATTTCCTGTGCCTTCTGCCACAATCCGGGAACGGGATTTGCGGATTCCCGCCAGACATCCATCGGGGTCGGTGGCGGAGTGGGCGGACGCCAATCGCCGACGGTGTATAACACAGGATTCAATCATGTGCAGTTTTGGGATGGACGGGCGCGGTCCTTGGAGGAACAAGCAATCGGGCCGATTCACAATCCTGTCGAGATGGCTGAAACGCATGAGCATGTGGTGGCCAAGTTGGGAAAGATCAAGGGTTACCAGCAACAATTTCGAACCGTTTTTGGAACAGATGTGAATCTGCAGGGTATTGCTGAAGCCATTGCGGCCTATGAACGCACGGTGCTGTCGACCAACTCGGCGTTCGACAAATACGCGATGGGCGATCGGAAGGCGATGGACGAGGCGGCGGTTCGCGGTCTGGCCCTATTTAGGGAAAAGGCCCGCTGCATTCTTTGCCACAACGGGGCGAACTTGACCGACAATCAGTTCCACAATCTCGGTGTGCCGCAGGTTGGGCCGATGAAAGAAGATCTTGGCCGGTACAATGTCACGCGGGCGGAAAAAGACAAGGGGGCGTTCAAGACCCCCACGCTTCGTAGTATCACCGAAACCTCCCCCTACATGCATGACGGCGCGTTTAAGACGTTGGAGGAGGTGGTTGAGTTTATGGATCAAGGAGGCGGAAGCAATCCCAATCTGAGCCCGCTGATGAAGCCGTTACACCTGACCGCCGAAGAAAAGGCTGATCTTGTGACATTCTTGAAAGCGCTGACGGGGGAGCCGCTCAAATTTGTCATGCCGCAGTTGCCTAAATAATTTGTGAATCCTTTCCGATGGCCATGGCTCTTACCGGGAGATAGGCGTGAGGCATCGGTCTGTTCATACGTCACATCAGTGCATTCCAACCCCAACCAGAGGAGGCCTTTTATGTTTCGATATCTTTGCGTGCTTGGTGCGAGCACGTTTGCGCTCGCCATTGGTGGGCCGGCGTCCGCGGCAGATATGAAGCCGGGTCCGGCGGACGGATTTGATATTCACGTGATGGCGCCACATAAGATGGAAGACGGCTCTGTGGCCGGCCCGTTCCATCATTATTGTAAGGCCGTCAAGCCGGAAGTGTTGCAGTGCCTCTTGTTTGAATCGACGGATCCGAACGCGGTGCTGACCGATGTAGAGTACTTTGTGGCGAAACCCGTGTCTCGATCGGCGGTCTCGCTGGACGTGTGGAATAAGTTCTATCACGATCACGAGGTCGAAATTGCCACCGGCCGGGTGCAGGTGTTGGACATGCCCGATGCGCAAGCCAAGGAAGTTGCGGCCGCCGCGGCCAAGACCGACGGCATTATTTTCCATCTGTGGCCGAAAGGCGCCAAAGCGCCGGATGGATCGGTCGGGTATCCCACCTCGGTGGGACACAAGCCGAGGACGGAGTAACGCCGTCGTGTGCCCATGCGCAATTTTTAGCCCTAGGTAAGGAGGCCTTTATGCGAAGTGTGATTGTGATGATCGGGTTGTGCGCCGCCACGTTGACGGCCGCTGGCTGTGCGGAAACGTCTCATGAGATGAAAACTACTTCCACTGCAGCATCGGCTGCGGTGGCGAAGGCTATGCCGACTCCGGCGCAAGGCTATACCATTCATGTGATGGCGCCTCATAAGTTCGAAGATGGGTCGGTCCACGGTCCGTATCATCATTACTGCAAGCCCATTTCTCCGGAGGTGTTGCAATGTCTGCTGTTCGAATCGACTGATTCGAATGCCTTGCTGACAGACATCGAGTATTTTGTCGCGAAATCTGTCTCAAGGTCCCATGTTCCGTTGGAGACATGGAATAAGTATTACCATGATCATGAAGTAGAGATTGCGACGGGCCGGGTTCAGATTCTCGATATGCCCGAGGCACAGGCGAAGGAAGTCGCGGCGGTCGCGGCCAAGACCGATGGGATCATCTTCCACCTTTGGCCGGACGGAGCGAAGGCGCCGAATGGTGAGGTGGGGCATCCGCAGTCAGTTGGCCATAAGCATCGAACCGAGTAACAGGACGAGTCGGCGTTCACGGGCGGGGAGGCCAGACATGTGGCTTCTCCGCCTGTGCCATTTTTTCGAGGGATGGAGAGGCCATGATGCGACTGGGATATATGTGCTCGATTGCTGGGCTCTTTGTGGGGCTCGCTTCGGTAGTGTGGTCAGCCGATGCGGAGGTGCTGCGCCCACGTGTACCGGTTGATCAGATGGAATCTGCTCGTGCAGTGACGAATCCGCTCCCTGTCACTTCCGACGTGCTTCAGAAGGGCAAAGCGCTATTTGAAGGGAAAGCGTTCTGTCGTGCCTGTCACGGGGCTGATGGGAAAGGGCTGGGGATGGATTTGGACTATTCCACCTTCAAGGGACCGCTGCCGAGAAATTTCACCGATAAGATGTGGCAGCAGGCGAGGACGGATGGTGAATTGTTTTGGATTTTGAAGAACGGAAGTCCAGGGACGGATATGGCGTCATTCATCCCCTTGGTTTTAACAGAGGAGGAGGCCTGGCAGGTGCTTATGTATGTTCGATCATTTGGCGGGAAATGAGACGTGTGTGCGGCAGGTCCCTATCGGTCCTGCGTAGGTGTGGGTATCAACGTCGGTGGGCAGATAAGAACCGTTCCAGACGGCTGCGATCCGGAGGGGGAAGTCGAAGGAACTCAATGCCAAAGTATTGCGCGCGAACCCAACGAATCGCAGCAAGATCAACGACTAACGCAGGGATATGGTCGGGGAGAAGCAGGCGAACAGTGATGTAGCTGCCATCCAGAACCGAACGGTCACACTCAATCAGGCATCCTGTCTGGGAAAGGTTGTGAATGAAGCCCTCTTCGATAAAGGGGGCGCCGGCGAACATCACTGGACAACTCACTTCCAGGCGATCACGGGATCGCTGAAACGTCAGTCTGGTGGCCGCCGCGACGGGGTGACTGTCTGGTCTTTGTGACGAAGCGTGCGCGTGCATGGGGTGCAGTGTAGGGCGTGGAGGGAAAGAATCATACCCCTGCCTTGGGGGGGCTTGGGGGGGTGTCATGGGAAGACCATCCGTCGCGCGTGACGGGACAAGGTATCACCTTCGGAAATGTGCCGCGACTGGCCGCGTAAAATCGGTAGTGGCAGGAGCGACATCGCCAGGGAAATCGACCGCAAAGACGCCGGACAAAGTCACGCCATCCGCGACGCTCTGATCGTCGCACCATCCCTGTGCAGCGGGGACAGGAGAGGGGAGCCTCGATGCCGGACTGGAGCGATTGTGGATGCTGGCGTATGAAACTATTCATCAACGAATGCGTCCCCCGCTACGCGTATGCGTTTGCCGGCCCCGCATTGGGCAAGGACGGGCAGGTGTCGGTCTGGGGCCACGTGGTTTGGCGCAGGATGGATAGCCGGTCCCGGTAGGGAATCAGGAGCAAATCAAAGGGCCTGCAGCGCATCTGAAGCACGGGCTCAGGTGGTGTTTCTTGCACAGTGTGTCGTTGATCGGTCTCCAGAATGTGTGTGGGTCGATTC
This window harbors:
- the thrH gene encoding bifunctional phosphoserine phosphatase/homoserine phosphotransferase ThrH, which codes for MQNPVIVCLDLEGVLVPEIWVNFAIKTGIEELKITTREMPDYDALMTRRLNILDQHGFTLADIQSVIDAMGPMEGAADFIAWLRERAQVIILSDTFYEFALPLMRQLGFPTIFCNQLEIGPNGRIVSYKLRQPNQKKHAVAALKNLNFHVMAAGDAYNDTAMLGEAHAGFFFRPPAHLPKEFPQFPVTTTYVELQEQFRRAGGLKA
- a CDS encoding YkgJ family cysteine cluster protein; its protein translation is MSNPSLVEHFEISLRTPSGDVSTAVGVPTSFVPITAILPLMRSLGEEVQALEHTQVRQTGHTISCHKGCAACCRMLVPISAPEAFALAQSMERLEQAERNRLLAKLDLAQQQLARAGVLNQLSALAESSDPLSDDKIEPVNRAYYALRMPCPFLDNEVCSIYEDRPAACRELAVTSPSNDCQDMTSRSIRPVPVAVRISTTLSLLWAELTGTAPRLIPLPLAVDWAKRHQAEQESRWAGTELFEKAIEKIGRYLSQESARRNSAT
- a CDS encoding YdcF family protein; the encoded protein is MDLTPLWYGVYKASKYFLYPTTWMAGSGLFTLLWACLPVTPRRTTWVRRWAFCTLLIVFLTSTPILATTYIGALETWFPPFVPASGSTFDAIVVLAGSVHQKGSLRPSDEASDSSRQRTACGAELWRQGLAPKLLLTGGDATVYRTGPPVSHAMKRWALRLGVSESVILLEEQSRTTYENARYTKDLLGPSRILLVTDAYHMPRAAGLFEKQGFAITAVPCGYESTHRPQDAWSQATVYDFIPTVNAMLMTTQAIDEAVGILVYWIAGKW
- a CDS encoding EVE domain-containing protein, which produces MAEGSQYWLMKSEPDVFSIDDLARSPNRTTSWDGVRNYQARNFMRVMKVGDQVLFYHSNANPPSVAGIAEVVKTAYPDPTQFDPQDAHYDPASKPEQPRWDLVDVRFVRKFAVPLSLDLLRAQPGLKKMELLRKGSRLSVQPVRGTEWIQVLRLGRGRNEG
- a CDS encoding ImmA/IrrE family metallo-endopeptidase, producing the protein MRIPNKVVLPFGYHIMIRQVTDSEMDRQDANADGIWDNEAKVIYIRKRLPVTRRRYILAHELGHAWLDWQHRYLDDGKARS
- a CDS encoding saccharopine dehydrogenase NADP-binding domain-containing protein, whose product is MPQVLVLGAGKIGSLVAALLAAKGQYQVHLADLTLDAPKRLIDELALSTVTPCALDVRRPDVLEDYVTSHQFDAVLSGLPYFHNPAVAELARAHHLHYFDLTEDVAVTARVKTISEGADRAFIPQCGLAPGFISIVTNDLIGRFDSIDHVKMRVGALPVHPSNALKYSLTWSTDGLLNEYGNACVGIEGGQDVRLQPLEGYETIELDGLLYEAFNTSGGLGTLADTYRGRVRTMNYKTLRYPGHCEKIQFLMNDLKLNEDRDTLKRILQRAIPQTHQDVVLMYASVTGTRQGELFEETYVKKIYPRVILGRLWSAIQVTTASSLCCVVDLVMARPSAYRGFVRQEDFLLQDVLDNRFGDCFRT
- a CDS encoding aldehyde dehydrogenase family protein, yielding MTTAELFSALSLSQEQPGGCLSSAAWCGTPAAGIVESRNPSTGVLLGRVYGCSDADYVRLVDGVSQRQRSWRQVPAPKRGEVIRLIGEALREHKDALGTLVSLEVGKIKSEGDGEVQEMIDMADFAVGLSRMLYGQTMHSERPRHRMYEQWHPLGVVGVITAFNFPVAVWAWNAFIAAVAGNTVLWKPSPKAPLCALAVQHLCNRVLDDAGYPGLLALLTTDRVDLADRMVRDERLPLISFTGSVPVGRHVAEVVGYRLGRSLLELSGNNAVIVDETADLELAVRAIVFGAVGTAGQRCTSIRRVIVQESQYERLVSQLCATYARVTIGDPLDPDVMMGPLIDAHAVAGYQAALDAVMKAGGEILYGGHVLPRPGYFVEPTIVRAKNEWDIVQQETFAPILYVMTYRTLEEAIHMQNAVPQGLSSALFTQQLRHSETFLSAMGSDCGIANINIGTSGAEIGGAFGGEKTTGGGREAGSDAWKAYMRRQTTTINWGTELPLAQGIKFGRAEGGHDGARH
- a CDS encoding VOC family protein → MGHATELDAVLARMTADFLAHNGAAELLRRALDDIGVGFVPVMDHVTIRTTDIDRRAEEFIGLGYGYDETIRYEDWYAKVYRKPGYPALFVDQAYPDERGSTSIIPRWVQKFGDRVWHHVAVRVEDIEQAICQLKARGVVFAGEIVGARGGPLRQIFTAPEMVDGQPFSVLELAERHQGYQGFLPPQADSLMRSTVR
- a CDS encoding c-type cytochrome — its product is MRTTEEVLDMVRFAVLLRAITILVVFSAFGTRDGLVGASPSGHAPHGTVTIDGVTVPDIGPLPTVVPVPSSNLNYAAKIELGKQLYFDGRLSKNNAISCAFCHNPGTGFADSRQTSIGVGGGVGGRQSPTVYNTGFNHVQFWDGRARSLEEQAIGPIHNPVEMAETHEHVVAKLGKIKGYQQQFRTVFGTDVNLQGIAEAIAAYERTVLSTNSAFDKYAMGDRKAMDEAAVRGLALFREKARCILCHNGANLTDNQFHNLGVPQVGPMKEDLGRYNVTRAEKDKGAFKTPTLRSITETSPYMHDGAFKTLEEVVEFMDQGGGSNPNLSPLMKPLHLTAEEKADLVTFLKALTGEPLKFVMPQLPK
- a CDS encoding DUF1264 domain-containing protein — protein: MFRYLCVLGASTFALAIGGPASAADMKPGPADGFDIHVMAPHKMEDGSVAGPFHHYCKAVKPEVLQCLLFESTDPNAVLTDVEYFVAKPVSRSAVSLDVWNKFYHDHEVEIATGRVQVLDMPDAQAKEVAAAAAKTDGIIFHLWPKGAKAPDGSVGYPTSVGHKPRTE
- a CDS encoding DUF1264 domain-containing protein yields the protein MRSVIVMIGLCAATLTAAGCAETSHEMKTTSTAASAAVAKAMPTPAQGYTIHVMAPHKFEDGSVHGPYHHYCKPISPEVLQCLLFESTDSNALLTDIEYFVAKSVSRSHVPLETWNKYYHDHEVEIATGRVQILDMPEAQAKEVAAVAAKTDGIIFHLWPDGAKAPNGEVGHPQSVGHKHRTE
- a CDS encoding cytochrome c, giving the protein MRLGYMCSIAGLFVGLASVVWSADAEVLRPRVPVDQMESARAVTNPLPVTSDVLQKGKALFEGKAFCRACHGADGKGLGMDLDYSTFKGPLPRNFTDKMWQQARTDGELFWILKNGSPGTDMASFIPLVLTEEEAWQVLMYVRSFGGK
- a CDS encoding PilZ domain-containing protein, translating into MMFAGAPFIEEGFIHNLSQTGCLIECDRSVLDGSYITVRLLLPDHIPALVVDLAAIRWVRAQYFGIEFLRLPPPDRSRLERFLSAHRR